The DNA sequence TATCTTTAAAATTTTTTATACTTACTATATTTATATTATTATGCTTAGTTATAGTATAATCTATACTATCTATTATTTTCAAATTTTCTTTAATTCTATTAATTATATAGATTAATTCTGTTTTAAAAACTATATTTTCATTATTTAAATCATTTTTAGAATATACTATGCCATATAACTCAGAAAGTGCTTCTACCTTATTTTTGGCTTTTATAGAAAGCATTTCTCTTTTTAATTTCATACTAAATGATACTTTATTTTTTTCCATAATTTATTCCTGATTCCCATTTTATTCTAAATACTATTACTATGAATATTAATGCTGCCAAGACATTTGAAAATAGGTTTCCATAAAAGAAAGAATAATATGATAAACTATTTTCTGTTAAAATTATAAATATATATCTAAATAGCCATATTCTCATAAATCCCATAATTAATGGTATAGTTGTTCTACCCAATCCGTTTAAAGCAGATTGACATATTGTAAATATTCCAAAAGGGATTATAGCATATGTAAATATAGCTAATGATTCTTTGGCGATAAATAAAATATCTAATTCTTTTTTTGAAAATAATTTAGTATAAAAATCTAAAAACGGCAATATAAGCAATAGTGTTATAACTGATATACTTAAACAAAATAACATTCCTATTAAAAAAGATTCTTTTGCTTTTTTCTTATTTCCTACACCAATATTTAAACTTATCATCGTAGTTACTGCTACACCTATACTTGCAGGGACTTGAAAACTTATACCATTTATATAACCCGCTATTCCTATTCCACCTAATAATGTACTTCCATATTTTTTCATTTCCATATTTATCATTAAAAAGCCTAGACTAACCATCATATAATTAAGCATGGATGGAAATCCTACCCTTACTAATTCTTTAATTATCTTAATATTAATATAATATTTTCTTATATCTAATTTATATAAGTAATCTTTAATGAATAAGTCATAATACATCCATATTCCTGTAAGGAAATACGCAAAAAATGAGGCTATTACTGCTCCTTTTATATCCATTTTTAAAGTACTTAAAAATATATAATTGAAGAATATTTTTAATAATAACAAAACCACCATTCTATAAAATGGCGATTCAGGATTACCCGTTGCATTTTTTAATGCATTAAATATAGCCGCCAAGAATTGAAAAGGTAATACAACAGAATATAAAGAAACATAGATAAATACGTCATTACTCATAGATATATCTACAGTTGAAGACATATATAGAGCAACTAATATACTAATGGGTATCGTAAATATTCCACAAAATATACTAAACACCAATATTTGAAGTGATACATTTTTAACTTCTTCTACATCTCCTCTACCTACAATTTGTCCTATCATTGCCATAGCAGCAACTCCAAGACCAGCAGATAGACCTAGCATTATATCTATTGCGGGCTTAACATAAGTTATTGCGGCTACTCTTTTGGCCCCTATAATATTATTTAAAAATAATCCATCTGTAAATGGTATCATAGCTCCAACAAGAGCCATTACAATTATAGGAATAGAAAGAAATAATAATGTTTTAAATGTATTCCCATTTAAAATTAATTCTCTTCTTTCTTTCATATTAAGTTTAATCAACTTTTTCTCCTTTTAGAACTATTTTGTTATTTCTAATACAGTATCTCTACCTTCAATTACATCTTTGCCTATAAATGTTTCTATATTTAAATAATCTTCTGAGTCTAAAACTATTATTGGAGTTATAACAGATGGAACATTTTCTTTTAAATATTCTAAATCATATTTTATTACTACGTCTCCTGCTTCCACTTTATCGCCTTCACTAGCTACCTTAGTAAATCCATTACCTTTTAATTCTACTGTGTTTAAACCAAAATGAACTAAAATATTAACTCCATCTTCTGTTTCAACAGTAAATGCATGTAAAGTTTCAAATAACTGTGTTATAGTTCCCTTTACAGGTGATACAATATTTCCTGATTTTTCAGGTATTATTGCTATACCATCTCCTAATAATTTTTTAGCAAAAGTTTCGTCAGGAACTTCTTTAATGTCTACAACTTTTCCAGTTATAGCAGCTTTGATTATTGTTTTCTTTATTTCTTTTTTTTCTTCTTTTTTTCCAAATAATTTATCAAAAAAACCCATATCATTTCTCCCTTATTTTGTGCCTGTACTTCCATAGCCACCAACACCTCTAACGGTATCACTTAATTCATCAACTAATTCAAAATCAAATTTTTCATATTTTGTAAATACTATTTGTGCTATTCTTTCACCTATTTCAACAGTTCTAACTTCATTAGAATGATTATGAAGTGCAACCATAATTTCACCCCTATAATCACAATCTATAACCCCAACTTTATTAGCAGGTGCTAAACCTTTTTTTAAAGCTGTTCCACTTCTAGCATATACTAATCCTACATACCCTTTTGGTATTTCCATGCATATTCCTGTATGTAATAAATGTGTTTCCCCTGGTTTAATAACTATATTTTCATCTAATAAGGCATATAAATCTGCTCCTGCTGAAAATTCAGTTCCATAACTTGGTATTATTGCTTTTTCATTTATTTTTTTTATTTTCATTTTAATTTTCCCTCATTAATAATGTTTTTAATAATGCTCTATTATCAAATGCAAGTCCCGCTCCTATTACAACTGATTCTAATGGTTTTTCAGG is a window from the Oceanivirga salmonicida genome containing:
- a CDS encoding MATE family efflux transporter; this translates as MIKLNMKERRELILNGNTFKTLLFLSIPIIVMALVGAMIPFTDGLFLNNIIGAKRVAAITYVKPAIDIMLGLSAGLGVAAMAMIGQIVGRGDVEEVKNVSLQILVFSIFCGIFTIPISILVALYMSSTVDISMSNDVFIYVSLYSVVLPFQFLAAIFNALKNATGNPESPFYRMVVLLLLKIFFNYIFLSTLKMDIKGAVIASFFAYFLTGIWMYYDLFIKDYLYKLDIRKYYINIKIIKELVRVGFPSMLNYMMVSLGFLMINMEMKKYGSTLLGGIGIAGYINGISFQVPASIGVAVTTMISLNIGVGNKKKAKESFLIGMLFCLSISVITLLLILPFLDFYTKLFSKKELDILFIAKESLAIFTYAIIPFGIFTICQSALNGLGRTTIPLIMGFMRIWLFRYIFIILTENSLSYYSFFYGNLFSNVLAALIFIVIVFRIKWESGINYGKK
- a CDS encoding PTS sugar transporter subunit IIA, with the protein product MGFFDKLFGKKEEKKEIKKTIIKAAITGKVVDIKEVPDETFAKKLLGDGIAIIPEKSGNIVSPVKGTITQLFETLHAFTVETEDGVNILVHFGLNTVELKGNGFTKVASEGDKVEAGDVVIKYDLEYLKENVPSVITPIIVLDSEDYLNIETFIGKDVIEGRDTVLEITK
- the dut gene encoding dUTP diphosphatase, coding for MKIKKINEKAIIPSYGTEFSAGADLYALLDENIVIKPGETHLLHTGICMEIPKGYVGLVYARSGTALKKGLAPANKVGVIDCDYRGEIMVALHNHSNEVRTVEIGERIAQIVFTKYEKFDFELVDELSDTVRGVGGYGSTGTK